From the genome of Papaver somniferum cultivar HN1 chromosome 2, ASM357369v1, whole genome shotgun sequence, one region includes:
- the LOC113352577 gene encoding uncharacterized protein LOC113352577 — translation MSLECLKVIKHPTELELQAVQALLCLSDWLSDFFDAGVFTIKLENMEDRKYNQSSLEYWDEKTLLIISSAIGTPVKVDEVTLNYENGLYARVLVEIDLAEKVPHKLWIKTKYGGFMQSVLITKLPKFCPNCQIIGHTQPKCRAKKNSNQEEGEKQKAGSVTTTNLNVTPTKIMEKFDICETPVTQINITEERVQITTSSIPSGSGKFGSLQNITEEEHNIGMGIISPAKVLQIVEDNSLDTSVVKYVNGKNGSVSEERIPTTSWSKVIEKPSAPAQSRAQMKNADPKRRFLWSEMEMISELKMPWLILVDFNVITCAEEKICGKAPNKRSMLDFSNCIDDCGLIQAPKSGLQHSWSNGQHGNKRILCSLDKAMFNQLWLQNYADWGFKIRLRIASDHDPIFGGCANIPKPKKSPYKFQKMWISHPNFMETVQKSWSEPIIRDPAFVFQTKLKRIQVADSLLEVIPTKITEADQNMLDSVPDTEEIKNIVYSMDPDISPDPDGFL, via the exons ATGAGTTTAG AATGTCTGAAAGTCATAAAGCATCCAACAGAGTTGGAACTTCAGGCAGTCCAAGCATTGCTATGCTTAAGTGATTGGCTGTCAGACTTCTTTGATGCAG GGGTTTTCACAATCAAATTGGAGAATATGGAAGATAGAAAATACAATCAAAGCAG CTTGGAATATTGGGATGAAAAAACCCTTTTAATCATTAGCAGTGCAATTGGAACTCCAGTGAAAGTTGATGAAGTCACTCTGAACTATGAGAATGGTCTTTATGCAAGAGTTCTGGTGGAAATTGATTTGGCAGAAAAGGTCCCTCATAAACTTTGGATTAAAACCAAATATGGAGGTTTTATGCAGAGTGTTCTAATTACAAAGCTTCCTAAATTTTGTCCAAATTGTCAAATTATTGGTCATACTCAGCCAAAGTGCAGAGCAAAGAAGAATTCAAatcaagaagaaggagaaaagcagAAAGCAGGTAGTGTGACAACAACAAATTTGAATGTGACACCAACCAAAATTATGGAGAAATTTGATATATGTGAAACCCCAGTGACTCAGATCAACATTACTGAAGAAAGAGTTCAGATCACAACAAGTAGCATTCCAAGTGGTTCAGGAAAATTTGGATCTCTACAGAATATAACTGAAGAGGAGCACAATATCGGCATGGGCATAATTAGTCCAGCTAAAGTTTTACAAATAGTGGAAGACAATTCTCTAGATACAAGTGTGGTTAAGTATGTCAATGGGAAGAATGGATCAGTATCTGAGGAAAGAATCCCTACTACCTCTTGGTCCAAAGTAATTGAAAAACCAAGTGCACCTGCACAATCTAGAGCTCAAATGAAGAATGCAGATCCTAAG AGAAGATTTTTATGGTCAGAGATGGAAATGATTAGTGAGTTGAAGATGCCATGGCTAATTCTTGTAGATTTCAATGTTATCACTTGTGCAGAAGAGAAAATTTGTGGAAAAGCTCCAAATAAAAGGTCAATGTTGGATTTCAGCAATTGCATTGATGATTGTGGATTAATTCAAGCACCAAAATCAGGACTACAACATTCATGGTCAAATGGTCAGCATGGCAATAAAAGGATACTTTGCAGCTTGGACAAAGCAATGTTCAACCAATTATGGTTACAGAATTATGCAGATTGGGGTTTCAAGATTAGGTTAAGAATTGCTTCAGATCATGATCCTATATTTGGTGGTTGTGCAAATATTCCAAAGCCAAAAAAATCCCCCTACAAATTTCAGAAAATGTGGATATCTCATCCTAATTTCATGGAGACCGTTCAAAAAAGTTGGTCAGAACCAATTATTAGAGATCCTGCCTTTGTGTTTCAAACAAAATTGAAGAG aatacaagTAGCAGATTCATTATTAGAGGTTATTCCAACAAAGATTACTGAAGCAGATCAAAATATGTTGGATTCAGTTCCTGATACAGAAGAGATCAAAAACATTGTTTACAGCATGGATCCTGATATCTCCCCAGACCCAGATGGATTCTTATAG